A part of Triplophysa dalaica isolate WHDGS20190420 chromosome 17, ASM1584641v1, whole genome shotgun sequence genomic DNA contains:
- the spata20 gene encoding spermatogenesis-associated protein 20 isoform X4 encodes MHTTLWIGIRGDKRPLTKQRMKTNPFFYQFLLLFLVGYSTCHWCHVMERESFEDEEIGKILSKNFVCMKVDREERPDVDKVYMTFVQATSGGGGWPMSVWLTPDLKPFIGGTYFPPRDMGRTPGLKTMLLRIIEQWQSNRETLESSGERVVEALRKGTAISASPGETPPSGPDVANRCFRQLARSYEEEYGGFREAPKFPTPVNLMFLMSFWAVNRATSEGAEALQMALHTLRMMALGGIHDHVAQGFHRYSTDTSWHVPHFEKMLYDQGQLAVAYITAYQVSGECLFADVARDVLLYVSRDLSDKSGGFYSAEDADSFPKAESAEKREGAFCVWTAGEIRELFPDIVEGATGGATQADIFMHHYGVKEQGNVDPGQDPHGELQGQNVLIVRYSVELTAAHFAISVDRLSDLLAHARAKLAEVRRARPPPHLDTKMLASWNGLMLSGFARVGAVLGDKALLERAEQAACFLRKHLWDYEDQKILHSCYGGNNMEVEQVASPIAGFLDDYAFVVCGLLDLFEATQKVRWLEWAEELQQRQDQLFWDSQGSGYFCSDPSDPTLLLSLKQDQDGAEPSANSVSAMNLLRLSHLTDRRDWIQSSHHLLAAFSDRLLKVPIALPDMVRSLMAQHYSLKQIVICGQPDAEDTLSLISTVNSLFLPHKVLMLADGNTESFLYKKLPILSTLVLKDSKATAYVCENFTCALPITCPQELRRLLLE; translated from the exons ATGCACACAACCCTGTGGATTG GTATCCGTGGGGACAAGAGGCCTTTGACAAAGCAAAGAATGAAGACAAACCCATTTTTCTATCAG TTTCTGTTACTGTTTCTAGTGGGTTATTCCACCTGTCACTGGTGTCACGTGATGGAGAGGGAGTCGTTTGAAGATGAGGAGATCGGAAAAATCCTCAGCAAGAACTTTGTGTGCATGAAGGTGGACAGAGAGGAGAGGCCCGACGTTGACAAAGTTTATATGACGTTTGTGCAG GCAACCAGTGGCGGCGGTGGTTGGCCAATGAGCGTGTGGCTTACACCAGATCTCAAACCATTCATAGGCGGCACATACTTCCCACCCAGAGACATGGGAAGAACACCTGGACTAAAAACGATGCTTTTGCGGATTATAGAACAA tGGCAGAGTAACCGAGAAACCCTTGAGTCCAGTGGAGAGAGAGTGGTAGAAGCCCTTAGGAAGGGGACAGCAATCTCTGCCAGCCCTGGAGAAACTCCTCCATCCGGTCCAGATGTTGCCAACAGATGTTTCCGGCAGCTGGCTCGCTCCTATGAGGAAGAATACGGTGGCTTTAGAGAAGCACCCAAGTTCCCCACACCAg TGAACCTGATGTTCCTGATGTCATTCTGGGCAGTAAATCGTGCCACCTCTGAGGGAGCAGAAGCGTTGCAGATGGCCCTTCACACTCTCAGAATGATGGCACTAGGTGGCATTCATGACCATGTGGCACAG GGTTTTCATCGATACTCCACAGATACCTCCTGGCATGTTCCTCACTTTGAGAAGATGTTGTATGATCAAGGACAGCTTGCTGTGGCTTATATCACTGCTTACCAG GTGTCTGGGGAATGCCTTTTTGCAGATGTGGCTCGTGACGTGTTGCTCTACGTCTCCAGAGACCTAAGCGATAAG TCAGGTGGCTTCTATAGCGCTGAGGATGCAGATTCCTTTCCCAAGGCTGAGTCCGCTGAGAAAAGAGAGGGAGCGTTTTGTGTGTGGACAGCAGGAGAGATCAGAGAGCTGTTTCCTGATATCGTGGAAGGCGCCACAGGGGGCGCGACACAGGCAGATATCTTTATGCATCATTATGGTGTGAAAGAGCAAGGAAATGTGGATCCCGGTCAG GACCCCCACGGAGAGCTGCAGGGGCAAAATGTGCTGATCGTGCGTTACTCGGTGGAGCTCACCGCTGCTCATTTTGCCATCAGCGTGGACAGACTGTCCGATCTTTTAGCACATGCCAGGGCCAAGCTGGCTGAGGTGCGGAGGGCCCGTCCTCCTCCTCACCTAGACACCAAAATGCTTGCCTCCTGGAACG GACTGATGTTATCTGGCTTTGCACGTGTTGGAGCCGTGCTGGGAGATAAAGCTTTGCTCGAACGAGCTGAACAAGCAGCTTGCTTTCTCCGGAAACACCTGTGGGACTACGAGGACCAGAAGATTCTCCATTCCTGTTACGGTGGAAATAACATGGAAGTAGAGCAAGT TGCTTCCCCCATCGCCGGGTTTCTGGATGATTATGCCTTTGTGGTGTGTGGGTTGCTGGATCTGTTCGAGGCCACGCAGAAGGTCCGCTGGCTGGAGTGGGCAGAGGAACTCCAGCAGAGACAAGATCAACTCTTCTGGGATTCTCAGGGGAGTGGATACTTCTGCAGCGATCCTTCAGATCCAACACTGCTGCTGTCACTTAAACAGG ATCAAGACGGTGCTGAGCCCAGCGCAAACTCAGTCTCGGCTATGAACTTGCTGCGGCTCTCCCACCTCACAGACAGGCGGGACTGGATTCAATCTTCTCATCATCTATTGGCTGCCTTCTCTGATAGACTGCTTAAGGTGCCAATCGCCCTTCCAGACATGGTTCGAAGTCTCATGGCCCAACATTACTCCCTTAAACAG ATTGTTATCTGTGGCCAGCCTGATGCGGAAGACACTTTGAGTTTGATTTCCACTGTCAACTCCCTTTTTCTGCCTCATAAA
- the spata20 gene encoding spermatogenesis-associated protein 20 isoform X2 — MMLRLGFARSPSSSTARHIAQPRLFAGSPLLKNKPYTLYKSSSPAKALQFVRKSVWVSFRLSWDSFRSSGAVGFSMASGGDRTTRSKPPKHTNRLSIRGDKRPLTKQRMKTNPFFYQFLLLFLVGYSTCHWCHVMERESFEDEEIGKILSKNFVCMKVDREERPDVDKVYMTFVQATSGGGGWPMSVWLTPDLKPFIGGTYFPPRDMGRTPGLKTMLLRIIEQWQSNRETLESSGERVVEALRKGTAISASPGETPPSGPDVANRCFRQLARSYEEEYGGFREAPKFPTPVNLMFLMSFWAVNRATSEGAEALQMALHTLRMMALGGIHDHVAQGFHRYSTDTSWHVPHFEKMLYDQGQLAVAYITAYQVSGECLFADVARDVLLYVSRDLSDKSGGFYSAEDADSFPKAESAEKREGAFCVWTAGEIRELFPDIVEGATGGATQADIFMHHYGVKEQGNVDPGQDPHGELQGQNVLIVRYSVELTAAHFAISVDRLSDLLAHARAKLAEVRRARPPPHLDTKMLASWNGLMLSGFARVGAVLGDKALLERAEQAACFLRKHLWDYEDQKILHSCYGGNNMEVEQVASPIAGFLDDYAFVVCGLLDLFEATQKVRWLEWAEELQQRQDQLFWDSQGSGYFCSDPSDPTLLLSLKQDQDGAEPSANSVSAMNLLRLSHLTDRRDWIQSSHHLLAAFSDRLLKVPIALPDMVRSLMAQHYSLKQIVICGQPDAEDTLSLISTVNSLFLPHKVLMLADGNTESFLYKKLPILSTLVLKDSKATAYVCENFTCALPITCPQELRRLLLE, encoded by the exons ATGATGCTGAGATTGGGCTTCGCACGATCTCCATCATCAAGCACCGCTAGACACATCGCACAGCCCAGGCTCTTCGCCGGATCTCCTCTGCTCAAAAACAAGCCTTACACGTTATATAAGAGTTCTTCACCTGCGAAGGCCCTCCAGTTTGTCCGCAAGTCAGTGTGGGTCAGTTTCAGATTGTCCTGGGACAGTTTCAG GTCTTCTGGAGCCGTTGGCTTCAGCATGGCATCAGGGGGTGATAGAACAACCAGATCGAAGCCTCCAAAACACACCAATCGCCTGA GTATCCGTGGGGACAAGAGGCCTTTGACAAAGCAAAGAATGAAGACAAACCCATTTTTCTATCAG TTTCTGTTACTGTTTCTAGTGGGTTATTCCACCTGTCACTGGTGTCACGTGATGGAGAGGGAGTCGTTTGAAGATGAGGAGATCGGAAAAATCCTCAGCAAGAACTTTGTGTGCATGAAGGTGGACAGAGAGGAGAGGCCCGACGTTGACAAAGTTTATATGACGTTTGTGCAG GCAACCAGTGGCGGCGGTGGTTGGCCAATGAGCGTGTGGCTTACACCAGATCTCAAACCATTCATAGGCGGCACATACTTCCCACCCAGAGACATGGGAAGAACACCTGGACTAAAAACGATGCTTTTGCGGATTATAGAACAA tGGCAGAGTAACCGAGAAACCCTTGAGTCCAGTGGAGAGAGAGTGGTAGAAGCCCTTAGGAAGGGGACAGCAATCTCTGCCAGCCCTGGAGAAACTCCTCCATCCGGTCCAGATGTTGCCAACAGATGTTTCCGGCAGCTGGCTCGCTCCTATGAGGAAGAATACGGTGGCTTTAGAGAAGCACCCAAGTTCCCCACACCAg TGAACCTGATGTTCCTGATGTCATTCTGGGCAGTAAATCGTGCCACCTCTGAGGGAGCAGAAGCGTTGCAGATGGCCCTTCACACTCTCAGAATGATGGCACTAGGTGGCATTCATGACCATGTGGCACAG GGTTTTCATCGATACTCCACAGATACCTCCTGGCATGTTCCTCACTTTGAGAAGATGTTGTATGATCAAGGACAGCTTGCTGTGGCTTATATCACTGCTTACCAG GTGTCTGGGGAATGCCTTTTTGCAGATGTGGCTCGTGACGTGTTGCTCTACGTCTCCAGAGACCTAAGCGATAAG TCAGGTGGCTTCTATAGCGCTGAGGATGCAGATTCCTTTCCCAAGGCTGAGTCCGCTGAGAAAAGAGAGGGAGCGTTTTGTGTGTGGACAGCAGGAGAGATCAGAGAGCTGTTTCCTGATATCGTGGAAGGCGCCACAGGGGGCGCGACACAGGCAGATATCTTTATGCATCATTATGGTGTGAAAGAGCAAGGAAATGTGGATCCCGGTCAG GACCCCCACGGAGAGCTGCAGGGGCAAAATGTGCTGATCGTGCGTTACTCGGTGGAGCTCACCGCTGCTCATTTTGCCATCAGCGTGGACAGACTGTCCGATCTTTTAGCACATGCCAGGGCCAAGCTGGCTGAGGTGCGGAGGGCCCGTCCTCCTCCTCACCTAGACACCAAAATGCTTGCCTCCTGGAACG GACTGATGTTATCTGGCTTTGCACGTGTTGGAGCCGTGCTGGGAGATAAAGCTTTGCTCGAACGAGCTGAACAAGCAGCTTGCTTTCTCCGGAAACACCTGTGGGACTACGAGGACCAGAAGATTCTCCATTCCTGTTACGGTGGAAATAACATGGAAGTAGAGCAAGT TGCTTCCCCCATCGCCGGGTTTCTGGATGATTATGCCTTTGTGGTGTGTGGGTTGCTGGATCTGTTCGAGGCCACGCAGAAGGTCCGCTGGCTGGAGTGGGCAGAGGAACTCCAGCAGAGACAAGATCAACTCTTCTGGGATTCTCAGGGGAGTGGATACTTCTGCAGCGATCCTTCAGATCCAACACTGCTGCTGTCACTTAAACAGG ATCAAGACGGTGCTGAGCCCAGCGCAAACTCAGTCTCGGCTATGAACTTGCTGCGGCTCTCCCACCTCACAGACAGGCGGGACTGGATTCAATCTTCTCATCATCTATTGGCTGCCTTCTCTGATAGACTGCTTAAGGTGCCAATCGCCCTTCCAGACATGGTTCGAAGTCTCATGGCCCAACATTACTCCCTTAAACAG ATTGTTATCTGTGGCCAGCCTGATGCGGAAGACACTTTGAGTTTGATTTCCACTGTCAACTCCCTTTTTCTGCCTCATAAA
- the spata20 gene encoding spermatogenesis-associated protein 20 isoform X1 codes for MMLRLGFARSPSSSTARHIAQPRLFAGSPLLKNKPYTLYKSSSPAKALQFVRKSVWVSFRLSWDSFRSSGAVGFSMASGGDRTTRSKPPKHTNRLSKEKSSYLLQHAHNPVDWYPWGQEAFDKAKNEDKPIFLSVGYSTCHWCHVMERESFEDEEIGKILSKNFVCMKVDREERPDVDKVYMTFVQATSGGGGWPMSVWLTPDLKPFIGGTYFPPRDMGRTPGLKTMLLRIIEQWQSNRETLESSGERVVEALRKGTAISASPGETPPSGPDVANRCFRQLARSYEEEYGGFREAPKFPTPVNLMFLMSFWAVNRATSEGAEALQMALHTLRMMALGGIHDHVAQGFHRYSTDTSWHVPHFEKMLYDQGQLAVAYITAYQVSGECLFADVARDVLLYVSRDLSDKSGGFYSAEDADSFPKAESAEKREGAFCVWTAGEIRELFPDIVEGATGGATQADIFMHHYGVKEQGNVDPGQDPHGELQGQNVLIVRYSVELTAAHFAISVDRLSDLLAHARAKLAEVRRARPPPHLDTKMLASWNGLMLSGFARVGAVLGDKALLERAEQAACFLRKHLWDYEDQKILHSCYGGNNMEVEQVASPIAGFLDDYAFVVCGLLDLFEATQKVRWLEWAEELQQRQDQLFWDSQGSGYFCSDPSDPTLLLSLKQDQDGAEPSANSVSAMNLLRLSHLTDRRDWIQSSHHLLAAFSDRLLKVPIALPDMVRSLMAQHYSLKQIVICGQPDAEDTLSLISTVNSLFLPHKVLMLADGNTESFLYKKLPILSTLVLKDSKATAYVCENFTCALPITCPQELRRLLLE; via the exons ATGATGCTGAGATTGGGCTTCGCACGATCTCCATCATCAAGCACCGCTAGACACATCGCACAGCCCAGGCTCTTCGCCGGATCTCCTCTGCTCAAAAACAAGCCTTACACGTTATATAAGAGTTCTTCACCTGCGAAGGCCCTCCAGTTTGTCCGCAAGTCAGTGTGGGTCAGTTTCAGATTGTCCTGGGACAGTTTCAG GTCTTCTGGAGCCGTTGGCTTCAGCATGGCATCAGGGGGTGATAGAACAACCAGATCGAAGCCTCCAAAACACACCAATCGCCTGAGTAAGGAGAAGTCCTCATATCTACTGCAGCATGCACACAACCCTGTGGATTG GTATCCGTGGGGACAAGAGGCCTTTGACAAAGCAAAGAATGAAGACAAACCCATTTTTCTATCAG TGGGTTATTCCACCTGTCACTGGTGTCACGTGATGGAGAGGGAGTCGTTTGAAGATGAGGAGATCGGAAAAATCCTCAGCAAGAACTTTGTGTGCATGAAGGTGGACAGAGAGGAGAGGCCCGACGTTGACAAAGTTTATATGACGTTTGTGCAG GCAACCAGTGGCGGCGGTGGTTGGCCAATGAGCGTGTGGCTTACACCAGATCTCAAACCATTCATAGGCGGCACATACTTCCCACCCAGAGACATGGGAAGAACACCTGGACTAAAAACGATGCTTTTGCGGATTATAGAACAA tGGCAGAGTAACCGAGAAACCCTTGAGTCCAGTGGAGAGAGAGTGGTAGAAGCCCTTAGGAAGGGGACAGCAATCTCTGCCAGCCCTGGAGAAACTCCTCCATCCGGTCCAGATGTTGCCAACAGATGTTTCCGGCAGCTGGCTCGCTCCTATGAGGAAGAATACGGTGGCTTTAGAGAAGCACCCAAGTTCCCCACACCAg TGAACCTGATGTTCCTGATGTCATTCTGGGCAGTAAATCGTGCCACCTCTGAGGGAGCAGAAGCGTTGCAGATGGCCCTTCACACTCTCAGAATGATGGCACTAGGTGGCATTCATGACCATGTGGCACAG GGTTTTCATCGATACTCCACAGATACCTCCTGGCATGTTCCTCACTTTGAGAAGATGTTGTATGATCAAGGACAGCTTGCTGTGGCTTATATCACTGCTTACCAG GTGTCTGGGGAATGCCTTTTTGCAGATGTGGCTCGTGACGTGTTGCTCTACGTCTCCAGAGACCTAAGCGATAAG TCAGGTGGCTTCTATAGCGCTGAGGATGCAGATTCCTTTCCCAAGGCTGAGTCCGCTGAGAAAAGAGAGGGAGCGTTTTGTGTGTGGACAGCAGGAGAGATCAGAGAGCTGTTTCCTGATATCGTGGAAGGCGCCACAGGGGGCGCGACACAGGCAGATATCTTTATGCATCATTATGGTGTGAAAGAGCAAGGAAATGTGGATCCCGGTCAG GACCCCCACGGAGAGCTGCAGGGGCAAAATGTGCTGATCGTGCGTTACTCGGTGGAGCTCACCGCTGCTCATTTTGCCATCAGCGTGGACAGACTGTCCGATCTTTTAGCACATGCCAGGGCCAAGCTGGCTGAGGTGCGGAGGGCCCGTCCTCCTCCTCACCTAGACACCAAAATGCTTGCCTCCTGGAACG GACTGATGTTATCTGGCTTTGCACGTGTTGGAGCCGTGCTGGGAGATAAAGCTTTGCTCGAACGAGCTGAACAAGCAGCTTGCTTTCTCCGGAAACACCTGTGGGACTACGAGGACCAGAAGATTCTCCATTCCTGTTACGGTGGAAATAACATGGAAGTAGAGCAAGT TGCTTCCCCCATCGCCGGGTTTCTGGATGATTATGCCTTTGTGGTGTGTGGGTTGCTGGATCTGTTCGAGGCCACGCAGAAGGTCCGCTGGCTGGAGTGGGCAGAGGAACTCCAGCAGAGACAAGATCAACTCTTCTGGGATTCTCAGGGGAGTGGATACTTCTGCAGCGATCCTTCAGATCCAACACTGCTGCTGTCACTTAAACAGG ATCAAGACGGTGCTGAGCCCAGCGCAAACTCAGTCTCGGCTATGAACTTGCTGCGGCTCTCCCACCTCACAGACAGGCGGGACTGGATTCAATCTTCTCATCATCTATTGGCTGCCTTCTCTGATAGACTGCTTAAGGTGCCAATCGCCCTTCCAGACATGGTTCGAAGTCTCATGGCCCAACATTACTCCCTTAAACAG ATTGTTATCTGTGGCCAGCCTGATGCGGAAGACACTTTGAGTTTGATTTCCACTGTCAACTCCCTTTTTCTGCCTCATAAA
- the spata20 gene encoding spermatogenesis-associated protein 20 isoform X3, whose protein sequence is MASGGDRTTRSKPPKHTNRLSKEKSSYLLQHAHNPVDWYPWGQEAFDKAKNEDKPIFLSVGYSTCHWCHVMERESFEDEEIGKILSKNFVCMKVDREERPDVDKVYMTFVQATSGGGGWPMSVWLTPDLKPFIGGTYFPPRDMGRTPGLKTMLLRIIEQWQSNRETLESSGERVVEALRKGTAISASPGETPPSGPDVANRCFRQLARSYEEEYGGFREAPKFPTPVNLMFLMSFWAVNRATSEGAEALQMALHTLRMMALGGIHDHVAQGFHRYSTDTSWHVPHFEKMLYDQGQLAVAYITAYQVSGECLFADVARDVLLYVSRDLSDKSGGFYSAEDADSFPKAESAEKREGAFCVWTAGEIRELFPDIVEGATGGATQADIFMHHYGVKEQGNVDPGQDPHGELQGQNVLIVRYSVELTAAHFAISVDRLSDLLAHARAKLAEVRRARPPPHLDTKMLASWNGLMLSGFARVGAVLGDKALLERAEQAACFLRKHLWDYEDQKILHSCYGGNNMEVEQVASPIAGFLDDYAFVVCGLLDLFEATQKVRWLEWAEELQQRQDQLFWDSQGSGYFCSDPSDPTLLLSLKQDQDGAEPSANSVSAMNLLRLSHLTDRRDWIQSSHHLLAAFSDRLLKVPIALPDMVRSLMAQHYSLKQIVICGQPDAEDTLSLISTVNSLFLPHKVLMLADGNTESFLYKKLPILSTLVLKDSKATAYVCENFTCALPITCPQELRRLLLE, encoded by the exons ATGGCATCAGGGGGTGATAGAACAACCAGATCGAAGCCTCCAAAACACACCAATCGCCTGAGTAAGGAGAAGTCCTCATATCTACTGCAGCATGCACACAACCCTGTGGATTG GTATCCGTGGGGACAAGAGGCCTTTGACAAAGCAAAGAATGAAGACAAACCCATTTTTCTATCAG TGGGTTATTCCACCTGTCACTGGTGTCACGTGATGGAGAGGGAGTCGTTTGAAGATGAGGAGATCGGAAAAATCCTCAGCAAGAACTTTGTGTGCATGAAGGTGGACAGAGAGGAGAGGCCCGACGTTGACAAAGTTTATATGACGTTTGTGCAG GCAACCAGTGGCGGCGGTGGTTGGCCAATGAGCGTGTGGCTTACACCAGATCTCAAACCATTCATAGGCGGCACATACTTCCCACCCAGAGACATGGGAAGAACACCTGGACTAAAAACGATGCTTTTGCGGATTATAGAACAA tGGCAGAGTAACCGAGAAACCCTTGAGTCCAGTGGAGAGAGAGTGGTAGAAGCCCTTAGGAAGGGGACAGCAATCTCTGCCAGCCCTGGAGAAACTCCTCCATCCGGTCCAGATGTTGCCAACAGATGTTTCCGGCAGCTGGCTCGCTCCTATGAGGAAGAATACGGTGGCTTTAGAGAAGCACCCAAGTTCCCCACACCAg TGAACCTGATGTTCCTGATGTCATTCTGGGCAGTAAATCGTGCCACCTCTGAGGGAGCAGAAGCGTTGCAGATGGCCCTTCACACTCTCAGAATGATGGCACTAGGTGGCATTCATGACCATGTGGCACAG GGTTTTCATCGATACTCCACAGATACCTCCTGGCATGTTCCTCACTTTGAGAAGATGTTGTATGATCAAGGACAGCTTGCTGTGGCTTATATCACTGCTTACCAG GTGTCTGGGGAATGCCTTTTTGCAGATGTGGCTCGTGACGTGTTGCTCTACGTCTCCAGAGACCTAAGCGATAAG TCAGGTGGCTTCTATAGCGCTGAGGATGCAGATTCCTTTCCCAAGGCTGAGTCCGCTGAGAAAAGAGAGGGAGCGTTTTGTGTGTGGACAGCAGGAGAGATCAGAGAGCTGTTTCCTGATATCGTGGAAGGCGCCACAGGGGGCGCGACACAGGCAGATATCTTTATGCATCATTATGGTGTGAAAGAGCAAGGAAATGTGGATCCCGGTCAG GACCCCCACGGAGAGCTGCAGGGGCAAAATGTGCTGATCGTGCGTTACTCGGTGGAGCTCACCGCTGCTCATTTTGCCATCAGCGTGGACAGACTGTCCGATCTTTTAGCACATGCCAGGGCCAAGCTGGCTGAGGTGCGGAGGGCCCGTCCTCCTCCTCACCTAGACACCAAAATGCTTGCCTCCTGGAACG GACTGATGTTATCTGGCTTTGCACGTGTTGGAGCCGTGCTGGGAGATAAAGCTTTGCTCGAACGAGCTGAACAAGCAGCTTGCTTTCTCCGGAAACACCTGTGGGACTACGAGGACCAGAAGATTCTCCATTCCTGTTACGGTGGAAATAACATGGAAGTAGAGCAAGT TGCTTCCCCCATCGCCGGGTTTCTGGATGATTATGCCTTTGTGGTGTGTGGGTTGCTGGATCTGTTCGAGGCCACGCAGAAGGTCCGCTGGCTGGAGTGGGCAGAGGAACTCCAGCAGAGACAAGATCAACTCTTCTGGGATTCTCAGGGGAGTGGATACTTCTGCAGCGATCCTTCAGATCCAACACTGCTGCTGTCACTTAAACAGG ATCAAGACGGTGCTGAGCCCAGCGCAAACTCAGTCTCGGCTATGAACTTGCTGCGGCTCTCCCACCTCACAGACAGGCGGGACTGGATTCAATCTTCTCATCATCTATTGGCTGCCTTCTCTGATAGACTGCTTAAGGTGCCAATCGCCCTTCCAGACATGGTTCGAAGTCTCATGGCCCAACATTACTCCCTTAAACAG ATTGTTATCTGTGGCCAGCCTGATGCGGAAGACACTTTGAGTTTGATTTCCACTGTCAACTCCCTTTTTCTGCCTCATAAA
- the spata20 gene encoding spermatogenesis-associated protein 20 isoform X5: MERESFEDEEIGKILSKNFVCMKVDREERPDVDKVYMTFVQATSGGGGWPMSVWLTPDLKPFIGGTYFPPRDMGRTPGLKTMLLRIIEQWQSNRETLESSGERVVEALRKGTAISASPGETPPSGPDVANRCFRQLARSYEEEYGGFREAPKFPTPVNLMFLMSFWAVNRATSEGAEALQMALHTLRMMALGGIHDHVAQGFHRYSTDTSWHVPHFEKMLYDQGQLAVAYITAYQVSGECLFADVARDVLLYVSRDLSDKSGGFYSAEDADSFPKAESAEKREGAFCVWTAGEIRELFPDIVEGATGGATQADIFMHHYGVKEQGNVDPGQDPHGELQGQNVLIVRYSVELTAAHFAISVDRLSDLLAHARAKLAEVRRARPPPHLDTKMLASWNGLMLSGFARVGAVLGDKALLERAEQAACFLRKHLWDYEDQKILHSCYGGNNMEVEQVASPIAGFLDDYAFVVCGLLDLFEATQKVRWLEWAEELQQRQDQLFWDSQGSGYFCSDPSDPTLLLSLKQDQDGAEPSANSVSAMNLLRLSHLTDRRDWIQSSHHLLAAFSDRLLKVPIALPDMVRSLMAQHYSLKQIVICGQPDAEDTLSLISTVNSLFLPHKVLMLADGNTESFLYKKLPILSTLVLKDSKATAYVCENFTCALPITCPQELRRLLLE, translated from the exons ATGGAGAGGGAGTCGTTTGAAGATGAGGAGATCGGAAAAATCCTCAGCAAGAACTTTGTGTGCATGAAGGTGGACAGAGAGGAGAGGCCCGACGTTGACAAAGTTTATATGACGTTTGTGCAG GCAACCAGTGGCGGCGGTGGTTGGCCAATGAGCGTGTGGCTTACACCAGATCTCAAACCATTCATAGGCGGCACATACTTCCCACCCAGAGACATGGGAAGAACACCTGGACTAAAAACGATGCTTTTGCGGATTATAGAACAA tGGCAGAGTAACCGAGAAACCCTTGAGTCCAGTGGAGAGAGAGTGGTAGAAGCCCTTAGGAAGGGGACAGCAATCTCTGCCAGCCCTGGAGAAACTCCTCCATCCGGTCCAGATGTTGCCAACAGATGTTTCCGGCAGCTGGCTCGCTCCTATGAGGAAGAATACGGTGGCTTTAGAGAAGCACCCAAGTTCCCCACACCAg TGAACCTGATGTTCCTGATGTCATTCTGGGCAGTAAATCGTGCCACCTCTGAGGGAGCAGAAGCGTTGCAGATGGCCCTTCACACTCTCAGAATGATGGCACTAGGTGGCATTCATGACCATGTGGCACAG GGTTTTCATCGATACTCCACAGATACCTCCTGGCATGTTCCTCACTTTGAGAAGATGTTGTATGATCAAGGACAGCTTGCTGTGGCTTATATCACTGCTTACCAG GTGTCTGGGGAATGCCTTTTTGCAGATGTGGCTCGTGACGTGTTGCTCTACGTCTCCAGAGACCTAAGCGATAAG TCAGGTGGCTTCTATAGCGCTGAGGATGCAGATTCCTTTCCCAAGGCTGAGTCCGCTGAGAAAAGAGAGGGAGCGTTTTGTGTGTGGACAGCAGGAGAGATCAGAGAGCTGTTTCCTGATATCGTGGAAGGCGCCACAGGGGGCGCGACACAGGCAGATATCTTTATGCATCATTATGGTGTGAAAGAGCAAGGAAATGTGGATCCCGGTCAG GACCCCCACGGAGAGCTGCAGGGGCAAAATGTGCTGATCGTGCGTTACTCGGTGGAGCTCACCGCTGCTCATTTTGCCATCAGCGTGGACAGACTGTCCGATCTTTTAGCACATGCCAGGGCCAAGCTGGCTGAGGTGCGGAGGGCCCGTCCTCCTCCTCACCTAGACACCAAAATGCTTGCCTCCTGGAACG GACTGATGTTATCTGGCTTTGCACGTGTTGGAGCCGTGCTGGGAGATAAAGCTTTGCTCGAACGAGCTGAACAAGCAGCTTGCTTTCTCCGGAAACACCTGTGGGACTACGAGGACCAGAAGATTCTCCATTCCTGTTACGGTGGAAATAACATGGAAGTAGAGCAAGT TGCTTCCCCCATCGCCGGGTTTCTGGATGATTATGCCTTTGTGGTGTGTGGGTTGCTGGATCTGTTCGAGGCCACGCAGAAGGTCCGCTGGCTGGAGTGGGCAGAGGAACTCCAGCAGAGACAAGATCAACTCTTCTGGGATTCTCAGGGGAGTGGATACTTCTGCAGCGATCCTTCAGATCCAACACTGCTGCTGTCACTTAAACAGG ATCAAGACGGTGCTGAGCCCAGCGCAAACTCAGTCTCGGCTATGAACTTGCTGCGGCTCTCCCACCTCACAGACAGGCGGGACTGGATTCAATCTTCTCATCATCTATTGGCTGCCTTCTCTGATAGACTGCTTAAGGTGCCAATCGCCCTTCCAGACATGGTTCGAAGTCTCATGGCCCAACATTACTCCCTTAAACAG ATTGTTATCTGTGGCCAGCCTGATGCGGAAGACACTTTGAGTTTGATTTCCACTGTCAACTCCCTTTTTCTGCCTCATAAA